GCACAGCTAtgaattcaaaaattttttatcacggtttatttttaatattattatttttattatattttttttgtttttatttttattttattccatttaatttattttattgttttgatgattttattagttatttataaaattaatatcaaattttttcTCTGGAAAATGtgaacaaaaattaaaatttgaattttcatatttataTAAGCCACATCCTTTGTCATATATAAAAGAATGAGTTTTTCTTAAGCtatatctttttttggagaaccaatttaaaattttttcattggAAGTATGATATGACTTTGCAAAATATTCAACTCTCTCCTCTTGAGGGAAAGGATAATTTTCAAAGTAGACATAGAGCTCCTTTGTTGTTTTGGTGAATTTCTTGGTTGAATTTTGTTTATATTCCAAATGTTGAgcttttttaagattttctCTTTTATGTTTGAACCAAGTTACTATTTGTTCAACAGACATATCAAATTGATAGGCAATAATTTCCTTTTCAATTGCATCTGGAAATGGATTAgaattaaacaaattttcAAGTTGATCTTTATGTTCTTTGGTTTTTCTTGatcttgtttttttaactttGGGTGGTACAACAGATTCATTcccatctttattattttgaatttcacTTTGATTATCTGATTGATTATCTGATTGATTATCAGATTGACAATCAGATTGATTATCTGATTGATAATCAgattgataattattttggaattcaattttattataagattgatttaaatgatggcaactattttttgtttcattttgttggagattattttttaaaatattttcactgttaaagaaataatagtttccattgtcatttttattattattattattattatttttattgttacaATTATAGCTATAATTATTTGAG
This region of Dictyostelium discoideum AX4 chromosome 3 chromosome, whole genome shotgun sequence genomic DNA includes:
- the hbx8 gene encoding homeodomain containing protein (Similar to HOX) is translated as MENNNNKQNVKNRNNLKIKFKEDFCNDSTEVEQQPPSNLSSPTSYIQGNKLYFNFYDNISNNVSNNYSYNCNNKNNNNNNNKNDNGNYYFFNSENILKNNLQQNETKNSCHHLNQSYNKIEFQNNYQSDYQSDNQSDCQSDNQSDNQSDNQSEIQNNKDGNESVVPPKVKKTRSRKTKEHKDQLENLFNSNPFPDAIEKEIIAYQFDMSVEQIVTWFKHKRENLKKAQHLEYKQNSTKKFTKTTKELYVYFENYPFPQEERVEYFAKSYHTSNEKILNWFSKKRYSLRKTHSFIYDKGCGLYKYENSNFNFCSHFPEKKFDINFINN